From Camelina sativa cultivar DH55 chromosome 7, Cs, whole genome shotgun sequence, one genomic window encodes:
- the LOC104699975 gene encoding uncharacterized protein LOC104699975 — translation MSTSGFSLFLALLHLTGFLFPLRVSAIRKDIGFLEERSCRTTVQGRYLISDDEGNVCDALSLESRTRCCPWKGERFSCHGCNLLSQCCKSYEFCVSCCLNPSRTILAQVVKVKVAKPATAGTYKTVFDFCSGRCRHNSESVVHENAYHSEFHHCFSLTSNASGANLTQVETRLLGIDVIVGSQGDSCDAVCKSRGQLCVMNKLSLLNQCDVMKRYMTCKGSCLASAGADQPAEVVEDAPRDLYPGACLYTRTESMLSCDGSHQHTRRLCPCA, via the exons ATGTCCACATCTGGGTTCAGTCTGTTCCTCGCTCTTCTACATCTCACGGGTTTCTTATTTCCGCTGAGAGTTTCTGCAATAAG GAAGGATATCGGATTTTTAGAAGAGCGGAGTTGCAGAACAACTGTCCAAGGAAGATACTTGATCTCCGATGATGAAG GCAATGTGTGTGATGCTCTGTCTTTGGAATCTCGAACCCGTTGTTGTCCATGGAAAGGAGAAAGATTCTCTTGTCA TGGATGCAACCTCCTTTCACAATGCTGCAAATCTTATGAATTTTGCGTTTCTTGCTGCTTGAATCCGTCTCGG ACGATTCTTGCGCAGGTGGTTAAAGTAAAAGTTGCAAAGCCAGCTACAGCAG GGACTTACAAGActgtgtttgatttttgttctgGGAGGTGCCGACATAATTCTGAGAGTGTG GTTCATGAAAATGCTTACCACAGCGAGTTTCACCATTGTTTTTCTCTAACATCAAATGCTTCAG GGGCTAATCTCACACAAGTTGAAACCAGACTACTTGGCATTGACGTAATCGTGGGAAG TCAAGGAGATTCATGCGATGCAGTTTGCAAGTCACGTGGACAATTGTGTGTGATGAATAAACTCTCACTTCTAAACCAATGTGACGT TATGAAAAGATACATGACCTGCAAAGGGTCGTGTTTAGCAAGTGCCGGGGCTGACCAACCTGCTGAAGTTGTCGAAGATGCACCCAGAGATTTG TATCCAGGCGCGTGTTTGTATACCCGGACAGAATCAATGCTGTCCTGTGACGGTTCACACCAACACACCCGACGACTCTGCCCATGTGCCTAG